A part of Setaria viridis chromosome 8, Setaria_viridis_v4.0, whole genome shotgun sequence genomic DNA contains:
- the LOC117866433 gene encoding amino-acid permease BAT1 homolog → MTWNNPPPAAAAADAPGTDHGRLRELGYKQELKRHLSVLSNFSISFSVISVLTGVTTLYNTGLTFGGPATMTLGWFVAGAFTMAVGLSMAEICSAFPTSGGLYYWSARLSGDRWAPFAAWITGWFNIVGQWAGTASIDFSLAQLIQVIVLLSTGGNNGGGYLASKYVVFAFHAVILLSHAIVNSLSITWLSFFGQLAAVWNMLGVFALAIAVPVVATERASAKFVFTHFNNDNSAGIHNNLYIFVLGLLMSQYTLSGYDASAHMTEETKNADRNGPIGIISAIGISIIVGWGYIIGITFAVKDIPYLLNPDNDVGGYAIAEVFYLAFKSRYGNGVGGIICLWIVAIAIYFCGMSSMTSNSRMTYAFSRDGAMPLSSLWHKVNKQEVPINAVWFSAFISLCMALPSLGSLVAFQAMASVATTAVYIAYALPILFRVTLAYKSFVPGPFNLGRYSVLVGWIAVLWVATITVLFSLPVSYPVTKDTLNYTPVAVGGLFTLILWSWIVRARHWFKGPIANLGA, encoded by the exons ATGACCTGGAACAAtcccccacccgccgccgccgccgccgacgcccccGGCACCGACCACGGCCGCCTGCGCGAGCTCGGATACAAGCAGGAGCTCAAGCGCCACCTCTC GGTGCTGTCCAACTTCTCCATCTCCTTCTCCGTCATCTCGGTGCTGACGGGGGTCACCACGCTCTACAACACCGGCCTCACCTTCGGCGGCCCCGCCACCATGACGCTCGGCTGGTTCGTCGCCGGTGCCTTCACCATGGCCGTTGGGCTCTCCATGGCCGAGATCTGCTCCGCCTTCCCCACCTCCGGCGGCCTCTACTATTGGAGCGCGCGCCTCTCCGGCGACCGTTGGGCGCCGTTCGCCGCCTGGATCACCGGATG GTTCAACATTGTGGGGCAG tgGGCAGGCACAGCCAGTATCGACTTCTCTCTAGCGCAGTTGATTCAAGTGATCGTCCTGTTGAGTACCGGTGGTAACAATGGTGGAGGGTACCTGGCATCCAAGTATGTTGTCTTCGCCTTCCATGCTGTAATTCTGCTGAGCCATGCCATCGTCAACAGCCTCTCTATCACTTGGCTATCTTTCTTTGGGCAGTTGGCTGCTGTTTGGAATATGCTAG GTGTCTTTGCCCTGGCGATCGCTGTACCAGTTGTTGCTACTGAGAGGGCCAGTGCAAAATTTGTGTTCACCCATTTCAACAACGATAACAGTGCTGGAATTCACAATAACCTCTACATCTTTGTTCTGGGGCTCCTTATGAGCCAATACACACTGTCAGGATATGACGCGTCTGCACATATG accgaagaaacaaaaaatgcaGACAGGAATGGCCCGATTGGTATAATCAGCGCGATTGGTATATCGATAATAGTTGGCTGGGGCTACATAATTGGCATCACGTTTGCAGTGAAGGACATTCCCTACCTCCTGAACCCTGACAATGATGTGGGAGGTTATGCGATTGCTGAAGTGTTCTACCTTGCCTTCAAAAGCCGGTATGGGAATGGTGTTGGAGGAATCATTTGCCTGTGGATTGTTGCCATCGCCATATACTTCTGTGGCATGAGCTCAATGACTAGCAACTCGAG GATGACTTATGCGTTCTCAAGAGATGGGGCAATGCCACTTTCATCCCTCTGGCATAAAGTTAACAAGCAAGAAGTGCCGATAAACGCTGTCTGGTTCTCAGCTTTCATTTCCCTTTGCATGGCATTGCCG tctctgggtagcctcGTCGCGTTCCAGGCGATGGCATCAGTCGCGACAACCGCAGTCTACATTGCCTATGCGCTGCCAATCCTGTTCCGTGTGACACTGGCGTACAAGAGCTTCGTGCCAGGCCCATTCAACCTTGGCCGGTACAGTGTGCTTGTGGGCTGGATCGCCGTCCTGTGGGTGGCAACCATCACCGTGCTCTTCTCGTTGCCGGTCTCATACCCGGTGACCAAGGATACCCTCAACTACACTCCGGTCGCAGTCGGTGGACTGTTCACCCTCATTCTGTGGTCGTGGATCGTCAGGGCACGACACTGGTTCAAGGGACCCATCGCAAATTTGGGAGCATAG
- the LOC117833084 gene encoding large ribosomal subunit protein uL22, translating to MVKYSREPTNPTKSAKAMGRDLRVHFKNTRETAFALRKLSLTKAKRYLEDVIAHKQAIPFRRYCGGVGRTAQAKSRHSNGQGRWPVKSARFILDLLKNAESNAEVKGLDVDTLYVSHIQVNQAQKQRRRTYRAHGRINPYMSSPCHIELILSEKEEPVKKEAESQIATRKA from the exons ATG GTGAAGTACTCGAGGGAGCCGACCAACCCCACCAAGT CCGCCAAGGCCATGGGCCGGGACCTCCGTGTTCACTTCAAG AACACCCGTGAGACAGCGTTTGCCCTCAGGAAGTTGTCACTCACCAAGGCCAAAAGGTACCTTGAGGATGTGATTGCCCACAAGCAGGCCATCCCCTTCCGCAGGTACTGCGGCGGTGTTGGGCGTACTGCTCAGGCTAAGTCGCGCCACTCCAATGGACAGGGACGCTGGCCCGTTAAGTCTGCTAGATTCATTCTAGATCTTCTCAAGAATGCAGAGAGCAATGCTGAG GTCAAAGGTCTTGATGTCGATACCCTCTATGTGTCGCACATTCAAGTGAACCAGGCTCagaagcagcggcgcaggaCCTACCGTGCTCATGGACGCATCAATC CTTACATGTCCTCCCCATGCCACATTGAGCTGATCTTGTCAGAGAAGGAAGAGCCAGTGAAGAAGGAG GCTGAGTCTCAGATCGCAACCAGGAAGGCTTAG
- the LOC117833083 gene encoding M phase phosphoprotein 10 encodes MAMDVGEPLDATAAADNGEAALHLLRDADPAHFLSPSADLAAAARAASQHIYSSLAPLSPAQPPPLPTLLAGPAFDAEQIWSQIELLSRPLLPHLRRQLRRLEQQPQPQPQAALPVETPADAEEEQSEEDGQGSELDEFKEELEETDEEEELSDDEEEEEEELDGRGGKGLEDRFLKIGEMAEFLDRGDEEEYGGGANRGEKKKVTKNWMEDSDDEGEEDRDEDDDEGEDDDDEGQLDLEDFEDDDEEDEGDGGGGIMYKDFFEKKHNQPVKKRDGSTKKVQFKDDVHEMELDGSENDDGNEDQGLSTHEKERLKMRAKIEQMEKANLEPSTWTMQGEVTASSRPKNSALEVDLDFEHNVRPAPVITEEVTASLEEMIKKRIAEGHFDDVEKPSLLPSKAPREHKELDESKSKKGLAELYEDDYAQKAGIAPAPLSISDELKKEANTLFKRICLKLDALSHFHFAPKPVIEDMSVQANVPALAMEEIAPVAVSDAAMLAPEEIFEGKGDVKEEGELTQAERKRRRANKKRRYAGSHKERPVKLQKD; translated from the exons ATGGCGATGGACGTGGGCGAGCCGCtcgacgcgacggcggccgccgacAACGGCGAGGCGGCCCTGCACCTGCTGCGGGATGCGGACCCGGCTCACTTCCTCTCCCCGtccgccgacctcgccgccgccgcccgcgcggccTCGCAGCACATCTACTCTTCGCTTGCGCCGCTCTCCCCCGCGcagccgcccccgctccctACCCTCCTCGCGGGCCCCGCCTTCGATGCTGAGCAGATTTGGTCCCAGATAGAGCTGCTCTCCCGCCCACTCCTCCCCCACCtgcgccgccagctccgccgcctcgaGCAGCAACCCCAGCCGCAACCGCAGGCGGCTCTTCCTGTGGAGACGCCTGCTGATGCCGAGGAGGAGCAGTCGGAGGAGGACGGACAAGGTAGCGAATTGGATGAGTTCAAGGAGGAGTTGGAGGAGacagatgaggaggaggaattGAGTGacgatgaggaagaagaggaggaggaattgGATGGGAGAGGAGGGAAAGGGTTGGAGGACCGGTTCCTGAAGATAGGAGAGATGGCGGAGTTCCTGGATAGGGGGGATGAAGAGGAGTATGGTGGCGGTGCCAATCgaggagagaagaagaaggtgacgaAAAACTGGATGGAGGACAGTGATGATGAGGGTGAGGAGGACAGAGATGAGGATGACGATGAGGGggaagatgatgacgatgaaGGCCAATTGGAT TTGGAAGATTtcgaggatgatgatgaagaggatgaaggagACGGTGGTGGAGGTATAAT GTACAAAgatttttttgagaaaaagCATAACCAGCCAGTCAAAAAGAGAGATGGTTCCACAAAGAAAGTTCAATTCAAGGATGATGTACATGAAATGGAACTTGATGGCAGTGAGAACGATGATGGAAAT GAAGACCAGGGTCTCTCAACCCATGAAAAGGAGCGGCTGAAGATGCGTGCTAAAATAGAGCAAATGGAGAAAGCTAATCTTGAACCCAGTACGTGGACCATGCAGGGAGAG GTTACTGCTTCCAGCAGGCCCAAAAACAGTGCCCTAGAAGTGGACCTTGATTTTGAGCACAATGTAAGACCTGCCCCTGTAATCACCGAGGAAGTCACAGCTTCTCTTGAAGAGATGATAAAGAAAAGAATTGCAGAG GGTCATTTTGATGATGTTGAGAAGCCTTCTCTCTTGCCATCTAAAGCTCCCAGGGAGCATAAGGAACTG GATGAAAGTAAGAGCAAGAAGGGTCTTGCTGAACTCTATGAG GATGATTATGCCCAAAAAGCAGGCATTGCACCTGCCCCACTATCGATTTCAGATGAACTAAAGAAAGAG GCAAATACTTTATTTAAGAGGATATGCTTGAAGTTGGATGCACTATCACATTTCCACTTTGCTCCAAAGCCG GTCATTGAAGATATGTCTGTACAAGCTAATGTGCCAGCCTTAGCaatggaagag ATTGCACCTGTAGCCGTTTCCGATGCTGCAATGCTTGCTCCTGAAGAAATCTTTGAAGGAAAAGGTGATGTTAAGGAAGAGGGAGAACTTACACAGGCTGAGCGCAAGAGAAGAAGAGCCAACAAGAAAAGGAGATATGCAG GATCACACAAGGAGAGGCCAGTCAAGTTGCAGAAAGATTAG
- the LOC117866396 gene encoding uncharacterized protein codes for MSSLEEPLGLGDLPKLSINRLGSLSSPRAYRRAEADDINNRKYNNSCNGSTQMVFHGNSHAWHPQCRQADSSCDAVELRDLPRKVMWDLPSFVKIVEVGPRDGLQNEKGNVPTSVKIQLIHKLVAAGLSVVEATSFVSPKWVPQLADAKEVLKGIQQVPGVRYPVLTPNLRGFEAAVAAGAKEIAVFASASESFSKSNINCTIEESLFRYRDVTAAAKKHGLLIRGYVSCVIGCPVEGAIDPSKVAYVSKELYNMGCSEISLGDTIGVGTPGSVAAMLEAVMSFVPVDKIAVHFHDTYGQALANILVSLQMGISIVDSSVSGLGGCPYAKGATGNVATEDVVYMLHGLGIETNVDLNKLMEAGDYISRHLGRPVGSKTAAALRKHLSP; via the exons ATGTCAAGCCTTGAGGAGCCACTTGGTCTCGGAGACCTGCCAAAGTTGAGTATTAACAGACTTGGAAGCCTCTCCTCGCCAAGAGCTTATCGTAGGGCAGAAGCTGATGACATCAACAATCGCAA GTATAACAACTCCTGCAATGGAAGCACTCAGATGGTCTTCCATGGCAATTCTCATGCATGGCATCCGCAATGCCGTCAGGCCGATTCATCATGTGATGCAGTGGAGCTTAGAGATCTTCCCAGAAAG GTTATGTGGGATCTACCAAGCTTTGTCAAGATAGTTGAAGTTGGACCACGAGACGGCCTGCAAAACGAAAAGGGCAATGTACCAACATCTGTCAAGATCCAACTGATACACAAATTAGTGGCTGCAGGTTTATCAGTAGTTGAAGCCACAAGTTTTGTATCCCCAAAATGGGTGCCGCAG TTAGCTGATGCAAAGGAAGTCCTCAAAGGGATCCAGCAGGTGCCAGGTGTGCGGTATCCAGTGTTAACTCCTAACCTCAGA GGATTTGAGGCTGCTGTTGCAGCTGGTGCAAAGGAAATTGCGGTATTTGCATCTGCCTCTGAATCCTTCTCTAAGTCGAACATTAACTGTACCATTGAGGAAAGTCTTTTTCGGTACCGTGATGTTACTGCTGCTGCCAAGAAACATGGACTCCTTATCCGTGG GTATGTTTCCTGTGTAATTGGTTGCCCTGTTGAAGGTGCAATCGATCCATCGAAGGTGGCATATGTATCTAAGGAGCTTTATAACATGGGGTGCTCGGAGATTTCACTTGGCGACACAATTGGTGTTGGTACACCAG GTAGTGTAGCTGCTATGCTTGAAGCTGTCATGTCCTTTGTGCCGGTGGACAAGATTGCTGTTCATTTCCACGATACGTACGGCCAGGCCCTTGCCAATATCCTAGTCTCCCTTCAA ATGGGGATCAGCATAGTGGACTCATCGGTGTCAGGCCTTGGAGGCTGCCCGTATGCCAAAGGCGCAACTGGCAATGTCGCCACGGAGGACGTCGTGTACATGCTCCATGGCCTGGGGATAGAGACCAACGTCGACCTCAACAAGCTCATGGAGGCTGGCGATTACATCTCCAGGCATCTAGGAAGGCCGGTGGGTTCCAAGACTGCTGCCGCTCTGCGCAAGCACCTGAGTCCCTGA
- the LOC117833748 gene encoding uncharacterized protein has product MAEQPAPSTAAAPAAAEQTEAERLDALDRMLTRLALADDARLAPVLARVLPYAITSLASPAPAVRKLVMEILSHINKRVKHRPEIPLPMLDLWNIYTESTSSTIVRNFCIVYIEMAFERLPTEEKGNIAPDFLTNISNVPAQHQGIILRLVTKAIGECNIHKVDDTTTSKYRAITESNDGLVFADFCFHTLLYQTPLQGIGCPAGLSVAQSDRVTGKIPLKGDILASRKLGILNIIEAMNFAPEIVYPLYLSAASDSQESVSKKGEELLKCKASAVNLEDPNLIKKLFTLFNGTVGAENIAAELKVSPAHASVRMRLMSVFCRSIAAANAFPHTLQCIFGCIYGSGTTSRLKQLGMEFTVWVFKHAVTNQLKLIGPVILSGILRSLDGSSTTETDSTGRDTKIFAYQAIGLLASRMPNLFSEKTDMAIRLFTALRLEDQSLRLTIQEAATSLATAYKGASMRVLKDLEVLLLENCEAEQSEVRFSAIRWATALYDTQHCPSRYICMTGASDVKLDIREMALAGLNLLNDGRQPSAGSVDFNYPDVTEMINYICHQRPQLLDSDEQRNGKLLFPTKTFLSMIKFLMKCFEASDSPDLVQEDSSHSPVAKMCVILEHAMSNEGSSELHALALKSLVDLSTREPKLVSSRYADRIQWLRALLGHVDSDAREAASRLLGIASSALASSAALTLLSEFTSTLDQNRPSRFENYHGALCAIGYLTAGCLKQSYIPEGIVKKSVDILVKVVESEGSTLASVAMESLGHIGLRCALPSINQNSSTGGLLTILHEKLSKLLSENDTKAIQKILVSLGHISWNEMSFPHLNNALDLIFSLSRSKVEDVLFAAGEALSFIWGEVPVTADEILETNFVSLSQATNYLTSDAPLVSSNVYERSGCEEAHTMAREEIIKKLFETLIYSSRKEERCAGTIWLVSLTMYCGRHPKILELLPQIQEALSHLLGDPNELTQDLASQGMSIVYELGDASMKEQLVHALVNTLTGTARKKKAIKLMEDSEVFQEGTIGNNPTGGKLSTYKELCSLANEMGQPDLIYKFMDLANYQAALNSKRGAAFGFSKIAKQAGEALQPYLNSLIPRLVRYQYDPDKNIQDSMAHIWKLIVSDPKKAIDEHYDVIVEDLLVQSGSRLWRSREASCLALADIIQGRRYSQVSKHLRKIWTTAFRAMDDIKETVRNAGDSLCRAVSSLTIRLCDVSLTSTSDANETMIIVLPYLLSEGILSKVSSVQKASISLVMKLAKGAGPALRPHLPELVSCMLECLSSLEDQRLNYVEMHAGNAGIKTDKLESLRIAVAKDSPMWETLDICIKVVDKNSLDILVPRLAQMVRSAVGLNTRVGVASFITLLVQKVMIDIKPFTALLLKLLYSAVLEERSSAAKRAFASSCATVLKYASPSQAQKLIEDTTSLHSGGKNDQLSGAILIKAYLSNAPDIIAGYNAVVIPVIFVSRFDDDKDTSALYEELWEDIPSSERVTLALYLPETICLLCDCMSSSSWAGKKKSAKATKKLCDVIGESLSPHHHNILESLLKELPGRFWEGKDAILDALASLCSCCHDAITAEDSSLPSVILNAVCAACNKKSKVYREAAFLCLQKVITAFRDPGFFNSVFPMLYKVSNQSVISKTKGSSLTTSSAGAEQDESEGASVSLDKVLNCATSCISVAFPQDIMSQKKNVLEVILNSLSPEESWQVKLSSFSCVKELCHKFQNSDDSDTWPQATASLVQELFHLVSAKVVDSIRLVKIAQVHTAASECLLELSKLYRDFPLTDRTEAKFEGELAELCESEKSEQAKALLKECLAILKTLPGVTMTTD; this is encoded by the exons ATGGCGGAGCAGCCGGCGCCATccaccgcggccgcgcccgccgccgcggagcagACGGAAGCGGAGAGGCTGGATGCCCTGGACCGGATGCTCACGCGGCTGGCCCTcgccgacgacgcccgcctcgcGCCGGTGCTCGCCCGCGTCCTCCCCTACGCCATCACCTCTCTCGCCTCCCCCGCGCCTGCCGTCCGCAAGCTC GTTATGGAAATTCTCAGCCACATTAACAAAAGGGTGAAGCACAGGCCTGAGATTCCACTGCCAATGCTGGATTTATGGAATATCTATACTGAATCTACTTCCTCAACAATTGTCCGAAACTTCTGCATAGTATATATTGAGATGGCGTTTGAACGCCTGCCAACCGAG GAGAAAGGAAACATTGCGCCTGACTTCTTGACCAATATATCAAATGTTCCAGCTCAGCATCAAGGGATCATCTTGAGACTTGTGACAAAG GCTATCGGTGAATGTAACATACATAAGGTGGATGACACTACCACTTCAAAATATCGAGCAATAACTGAATCCAATGATGGTCTAGTATTTGCTGACTTCTGCTTTCACACATTATTGTATCAAACACCACTTCAAGG TATTGGATGCCCAGCAGGACTTTCAGTTGCCCAATCAGATCGTGTTACTGGAAAAATACCACTAAAAGGCGACATACTTGCGTCAAGAAAG CTAGGAATCTTGAATATCATTGAAGCTATGAACTTTGCACCTGAGATTGTCTACCCTCTTTATTTATCTGCTGCTTCAGATAG TCAAGAATCAGTTTCTAAGAAAGGAGAGGAGTTGTTAAAGTGCAAAGCATCAGCAGTAAATTTAGAAGATCCCAACCTCATCAAGAAACTGTTCACGCTGTTCAATG GTACTGTGGGTGCAGAAAATATAGCTGCAGAGCTGAAAGTTTCCCCAGCACATGCTTCAGTGCGCATGAGGCTTATGAGTGTTTTCTGCCGATCCATTGCTGCAGCGAATGCATTTCCACACACACTTCAATGCATCTTTGGCTGCATCTATG GAAGCGGAACTACTTCAAGGCTGAAGCAGTTAGGAATGGAGTTCACGGTCTGGGTGTTCAAACAT GCAGTAACCAACCAGCTAAAGTTAATCGGTCCTGTTATCCTTAGTGGAATATTGCGCTCCCTTGATGGTTCTTCCACTACAGAAACAG ATTCTACTGGTAGAGATACCAAAATATTTGCATACCAGGCTATTGGTTTGCTGGCCTCTCGCATGCCAAATTTATTCAG CGAAAAAACTGACATGGCTATACGACTCTTTACTGCTTTGAGACTGGAGGATCAATCTCTTCGTTTGACGATTCAGGAGGCGGCCACTTCCCTTGCTACAGCATATAAG GGTGCTTCAATGAGAGTACTGAAGGATCTTGAGGTGCTTCTCCTGGAAAATTGTGAAGCG GAGCAAAGTGAGGTTCGGTTTTCTGCTATAAGATGGGCAACGGCATTGTATGATACACAGCACTGCCCAAGCCGGTACATTTGCATGACTGGAGCTTCAGATGTTAAACTGGACATAAG GGAAATGGCTCTAGCTGGCCTGAATCTTTTAAATGATGGGAGGCAACCATCTGCAGGATCTGTTGATTTCAACTATCCTGATGTTACAGAGATGATAAATTATATCTGCCATCAACGACCTCAGTTGCTGGATTCTGATGAGCAGAGAAATGGAAAATTGCTATTCCCCACAAAAACATTTCTTTCAATGATCAAGTTTCTGATGAAGTGCTTTGAGGCTAGTGATAGCCCAGATCTTGTGCAAGAAGATTCATCTCATTCTCCAGTAGCAAAAATGTGTGTCATCTTAGAACATGCCATGTCAAATGAAGGGTCTAGTGAACTGCATGCATTGGCCTTGAAGTCATTGGTTGATCTTTCGACTCGTGAACCAAAG TTGGTGTCATCACGGTATGCAGACCGCATACAGTGGCTAAGAGCTCTATTGGGACATGTTGATTCTGATGCTCGTGAAGCTGCCTCGCGTCTGCTTGGTAttgcttcttcagctcttgcaaGCTCTGCCGCACTAACACTTCTGTCCGAGTTCACTTCAACACTTGATCAAAACCGCCCATCAAG ATTTGAAAATTACCATGGAGCGTTATGTGCGATCGGGTATCTAACTGCTGGCTGTTTGAAGCAATCTTAT ATTCCTGAAGGAATTGTAAAAAAATCAGTTGATATTCTTGTAAAAGTTGTTGAATCTGAAGGTTCGACATTAGCATCCGTTGCAATGGAATCTCTTGGTCATATTGGTCTGCGTTGTGCACTGCCTTCCATCAACCAAAACTCTTCTACAG GTGGACTATTAACCATTCTGCATGAGAAGCTGAGTAAGCTGCTTTCTGAAAATGATACTAAGGCTATACAGAAAATACTGGTATCATTGGGGCACATATCTTGGAATGAGATGTCCTTTCCCCACCTAAATAATGCATTGGACTTGATTTTTAGCCTTTCACGTTCTAAG GTAGAAGATGTGCTTTTTGCTGCCGGAGAGGCTCTATCTTTCATATGGGGAGAAGTTCCTGTTACAGCAGATGAGATACTGGAGACAAACTTTGTTTCCCTTTCCCAGGCCACAAACTACCTTACTAGTGATGCACCTCTAGTCTCAAGTAATGTCTATGAAAGAAGTGGCTGTGAAGAGGCACACACAATGGCTCGAGAAGAAATTATTAAAAAGTTGTTCGAGACACTAATTTATAGCAGTAGAAAAGAAGAACGCTGTGCAGGTACTATCTGGTTGGTCTCACTGACCATGTACTGCGGTCGACATCCAAAGATCCTAGAACTACTCCCGCAAATCCAG GAAGCCCTTTCgcatcttcttggtgatccAAATGAGCTTACACAAGATTTGGCATCCCAAGGCATGAGCATTGTTTATGAGCTTGGTGATGCATCTATGAAAGAGCAGCTTGTTCATGCTCTTGTGAACACACTGACTGGCACtgcaagaaagaagaaagctattaag TTGATGGAGGACTCTGAGGTCTTTCAAGAAGGCACAATCGGCAATAATCCTACTGGAGGGAAACTTAGCACTTACAAGGAGCTGTGCAGCCTTGCCAATGAGATGGGGCAACCGGACCTGATATACAAGTTCATGGATCTAGCTAATTATCAGGCTGCCCTCAATTCTAAGAGGGGTGCTGCTTTTGGATTTTCTAAGATAGCCAAACAAGCTGGCGAGGCACTTCAACCTTATCTGAATTCCTTAATTCCTAGGCTTGTCCGTTACCAATACGATCCTGACAAAAATATCCAG GATTCAATGGCACACATCTGGAAGTTAATTGTCTCAGATCCAAAAAAAGCTATAGATGAACATTACGATGTCATAGTAGAGGATTTGTTGGTTCAATCTGGATCAAGGCTGTGGCGCTCTCGTGAAGCATCCTGTCTTGCGCTTGCAGACATCATCCAAGGTCGAAGATATAGTCAG GTTTCTAAGCATTTGAGAAAAATATGGACAACCGCCTTTCGTGCAATGGATGACATAAAGGAAACCGTGCGGAATGCTGGTGACAGTTTGTGCCGAGCTGTGAGCTCATTGACAATTAGGCTTTGTGATGTATCACTAACTTCTACTTCTGATGCAAATGAGACAATGATCATTGTGCTGCCATACTTGCTTTCTGAAGGCATACTCAGTAAAGTTTCAAGTGTTCAAAAAGCCTCGATTAGTTTGGTGATGAAGCTTGCTAAG GGTGCTGGTCCTGCCCTTCGACCTCATCTGCCAGAACTTGTTAGTTGTATGCTTGAATGTTTGTCAAGTCTGGAGGATCAAAGGTTGAATTATGTCGAG ATGCATGCAGGGAATGCTGGCATCAAAACAGATAAGCTTGAAAGCTTGCGTATAGCTGTGGCTAAAGATTCTCCAATGTGGGAAACTCTTGATATATGTATAAAAGTTGTTGACAAGAATTCACTTGATATATTGGTTCCTCGCCTGGCCCAAATGGTTAGATCAGCTGTTGGTTTAAATACAAG AGTTGGTGTTGCTAGCTTCATCACCTTGTTGGTACAGAAGGTCATGATTGACATCAAACCATTCACAGCATTGTTACTGAAGTTACTGTATAGTGCTGTTCTGGAGGAAAGGAGTTCAGCAGCAAAAAGGGCCTTTGCGTCCTCTTGTGCTACTGTTTTGAAATATGCTAGCCCCTCCCAGGCTCAGAAGCTTATTGAAGATACTACCTCTCTGCATTCTGGTGGGAAAAATGATCAGCTATCTGGTGCAATTCTTATCAAAGCCTACTTGAGCAATGCACCAGATATAATTGCTGGATATAATGCAGTGGTTATCCCTGTAATATTTGTGTCAAG ATTTGATGATGACAAAGACACCAGTGCCTTATATGAAGAACTTTGGGAGGATATTCCTAGTAGTGAAAGAGTAACCCTAGCACTGTATTTACCAGAAACTATATGTCTTTTATGTGATTGCATGTCATCGTCATCATGGGCTGGTAAAAAAAAG TCAGCCAAGGCTACAAAGAAGCTATGTGATGTTATTGGAGAATCCCTTTCGCCGCACCACCATAATATTCTCGAATCACTTTTGAAAGAATTGCCAGGTCGATTCTGGGAG GGAAAAGATGCTATTCTGGATGCGCTGGCTTCATTGTGTTCTTGTTGTCATGATGCTATAACAGCAGAAGACTCCAGCTTGCCAAGTGTTATACTAAATGCTGTTTGTGCTGCGTGCAATAAGAAATCAAAAGTGTACCGTGAAGCAGCTTTCTTGTGTTTACAGAAA GTGATTACAGCATTCAGAGATCCAGGATTTTTCAATAGTGTTTTTCCTATGCTGTACAAGGTTTCGAACCAATCTGTTATCTCTAAGACAAAAGGTTCATCATTGACTACTTCATCTGCTGGTGCTG AACAAGATGAAAGTGAAGGTGCCTCTGTTTCTCTTGATAAAGTGCTCAACTGTGCCACGTCTTGCATCAGTGTTGCTTTTCCACAGGATATTATGagtcaaaagaaaaatgttttAGAAGTAATATTGAATTCTCTCTCACCTGAGGAAAGTTGGCAGG TTAAATTGTCATCCTTCTCGTGTGTCAAAGAGTTGTGCCACAAGTTTCAGAATTCTGATGATAGTGACACATGGCCTCAAGCCACAGCTTCCTTGGTTCAGGAG TTATTTCATTTGGTGTCGGCAAAAGTAGTAGACTCCATACGCTTAGTTAAGATTGCTCAG GTTCATACTGCCGCTTCAGAGTGCCTTCTTGAGTTGAGCAAACTGTATAGAGACTTTCCATTGACAGACAGAACAGAGGCCAAGTTTGAGGGTGAACTCGCTGAGCTCTGCGAGTCTGAAAAAAGTGAACAAGCAAAGGCACTGTTGAAGGAATGCCTGGCCATCCTTAAAACTCTCCCTGGAGTAACCATGACAACTGATTAA